A window of the Lolium perenne isolate Kyuss_39 chromosome 7, Kyuss_2.0, whole genome shotgun sequence genome harbors these coding sequences:
- the LOC127301094 gene encoding uncharacterized protein, whose amino-acid sequence MAAPGGLEQWQKDGFFQAAEEVQESADLMESTYRTWVHERSSGANSDELNDLQRELQTVLGTAKWQLEQFERAVRLSNDKYSLEAGTVSRRRQFIVAIGDQISRVEKATNVSKIENGSRGLNWVKLDEDEQNDLVAFLSAPAQLSRETRKREGSYHSPPRQKNVLVGANNHMDMAGISKDRRTSPMEISNVESEVRGLAEQLNVHRTNVSSSDEHWKINIGDDKDDERKLSPKRVEVSSKTTTLSGILKGSEYLTRMRWLRNSLWKSKSDEHLPLRYDVPNQLDFRGVTLLAQRFSGLTERSRTCFNMWKENSRNSGRAGGLHIQGQQHSTQFGGRSIRITLLLVLSIFLIVPFLICSA is encoded by the exons ATGGCCGCGCCGGGAGGGCTCGAGCAGTGGCAGAAGGATGGCTTCTTCCAGGCCGCCGAGGAGGTCCAGGAGTCGGCAGACCT GATGGAATCTACTTATAGAACATGGGTGCATGAGCGTAGCAGTGGAGCCAATTCTGACGAGTTAAACGATTTGCAAAGGGAACTCCAGACAGTTTTAGGGACTGCAAAATGGCAG TTGGAGCAGTTCGAAAGAGCTGTAAGGTTGAGCAATGATAAGTATTCGTTGGAAGCGGGTACAGTGTCCAGGCGACGGCAGTTCATTGTAGCGATAGGGGACCAAATTTCTCGAGTAGAGAAAGCGACCAATGTTTCTAAAATTGAAAATGGTAGTCGAGGACTCAACTGGGTGAAGTTAGATGAGGATGAGCAAAATGATCTTGTAGCTTTCCTTTCAGCGCCTGCACAGTTATCCAGAGAAACAAGGAAAAGAGAAGGTAGTTACCATAGTCCACCCAGACAAAAGAATGTGCTAGTTGGTGCAAACAATCATATGGACATGGCTGGGATCAGTAAGGACCGTCGTACATCACCAATGGAAATATCAAATGTTGAGAGTGAAGTTCGCGGTCTAGCTGAGCAGTTAAATGTCCACAGAACAAATGTGAGTTCCAGTGATGAGCATTGGAAGATAAATATTGGTGATGACAAGGATGATGAAAGAAAATTATCCCCAAAGAGGGTCGAGGTGTCAAGTAAAACCACTACTTTATCTGGTATCCTGAAAGGCTCAGAGTATTTAACAAGAATGAGATGGTTGCGGAATAGTTTGTGGAAATCTAAGAGTGATGAGCATCTTCCGTTAAGATATGATGTGCCAAATCAGCTTGACTTCAGGGGTGTAACCTTATTAGCGCAG CGATTTAGTGGGCTAACAGAAAGAAGCAGGACTTGTTTTAACATGTGGAAGGAAAATTCTAGAAATTCTGGAAGAGCAGGTGGCCTTCATATACAAGGCCAGCAACATAGCACTCAGTTTGGTGGTCGTTCCATTCGAATTACCCTCTTACTGGTGTTGAGTATCTTTCTGATTG TACCCTTTCTCATCTGCTCTGCATGA